Sequence from the Saccopteryx bilineata isolate mSacBil1 chromosome 6, mSacBil1_pri_phased_curated, whole genome shotgun sequence genome:
CCCTCTTGAGCGAGCGAGGCCGCTCTGTGCCCCGCGAGGAGCTGCCCGAGCTGGAGGTGGGCGAGCCCGCGGTGCCTCCGCCGCTGCCCCCCAGGGCCGCCTCCCCGGCCTCGGTGCCGGGGGCCGCCTCGCCGACCCTGACCCCGAACCTGTGCAGAGGCACGGTCTCCCCGCGCCCCCTCTGCCAGCAGCCCCAGCAGCCGGGCGCCGCGGGCGGCGTGGGCGGGGCCTCGGGCGCGGGCTCGGTGCTGGCCGTCTCGCGGGCCCCCTCCAGCCGGTGGCGGGTGCGCCTCTGGATGTTCAGGTAGATGCTGAGGTTGAAGAAGGTGACGCTGAGGAAGGGCGTGAAGAACTCGAGCGTGGAGGCTGTCATGAGGAAGTACCAGTTGTAGAAGAACTCGGCGTAGCACTGGCCCTCGGGGATGGAGCTGCCGCCAGACAGGTACTCCCAGCTCAGGATGGCCGGCCCGTACAGCAGGAAGGCCAGCACCCACACCAGCACCATCTTCTGCACCGCCCGCCGCGTGTTGCCCTGCTGGGCCCGGTAAGAGACCTGCCGTGGGACAGGCGGGGTCAGGAGGGAAGGGGACGGAGCCGGGACAGCCGGCGGCCACCAGCTGCAGCAGGACGACAGGACTGGGAGCTCCCGGTGGCCTCTCGGCCTCTGTGCCCCGGGCAGAGGTGCCTCTCCTTCCTACCCCgacccccttcccttcttcctcccccagcGCATCCCGGGCTGGCTGAGGCCCCATCGCTGTCCTATAGCCAGGCTGCATGTTTACTGTGAGCTCCCCCAAGGGGCTTGTCATTGTCCCTGTCTCTCGAGTCCCCGCAGGGTGGCAGGCTCTGTGCTTGACACCTCTGTGTATCGTCTCCCTGACCTTCACAACAGCCCCATAACTCCCCACTTTCTTActcagggatggagggagggatagGCCAGGCGGACCGGCTAagggaggcagagctggggtttgaCCCAGGCCTACTGACCGCAAACTCGTCTGTTTGCACTCTGTCCCATGTCTCTCTGGACAGGACACGTGTGGCCCTCCAGCAGAGAGCCCTTGGGGGTGCCAGATAAAGCCATCAAGGAGAAAACAAGAGGGCAGGGAGAGACCTCTGCCCCAGTGCTGCCAGCCACATGCCCATGTGGCACTGACATGGGAAGCTGTCTGGGTCCCCAACTCATGGTGGCCATTCACGCCAAGGGAAACCTGTGGAGCCAGCAGCTGATGCCTATCTCCCTgggatacacacagacacacacacacacacacagacaaggaACGGGGCAGTGCCACCAAGGGCCTCTGGCCCAAATCCTCCCTCAGCTCCAAAGACATGAGacctgtcccaaagaggagcctGAAGTGGCCCCCTTCCCTCAAGGTCATCTGATGCCAGGCCCAGACAGGGCCTCTCCCCTGTCCCGGGACCAATCCTCCTGGCAGCAAATGGCTACTGAGTGGGCAGCCTGGCACCTCAGGTGTGAGGCTAGCAGGCTCCAACCCCACCTGGCACTGCCCACGACTCCCTGCCAGGCACCTCCTGGGGCCACCCCTGaccacctctcctccccccccccccgcccaggagTGAGCGTGGGCACCTGCATCCCTGACTCACAGCACGAGTGACCGACAGGAAGCGGTCATAGCTGATGAGCACGATGTTGAAGACGGAAGACGTGCAGAGCAGATAGTCCACGACCAGCCACAGCTTGCAGAGACCCCGGCTGAAGGGCCAGCGCCCGGTCAACACGTAGGGCACATACAGTGGGATGCAGAAGGCTCCTGTGAGAGAGCAGGGCCAGGGTGGGCCAGAGCTGGACCCGGGCCTGGGGTCGGACCCACCGCAGGGCTTGGCAGCAACCCTTACCTCACCCACCCACTCTACCCTGTCCCCGCTGCACACCATCTGCCCTTCGACCTCTGTCCTCCCCCTGGGCATCCCCTAGACCTGGGTTCCCGAGGGACGATTCTGTGTGGGGACCTCTGGGCACACACAGTGAGCCCTGCTCCTGGATTGGCACTTCCCAGGGTTTTTTCTGTCCAGTTCcccaagggagggagaaggagaatttccttcctctctggctggcAGGACCCCAGCATCTCTCCTGGCTTTGGATAGCCTTTCCTCTTCAGCTCAGAAACCAAGAAAACCTTTCTCCTGACTCGAAGGGCACTGGGCCACCGCCACGCCAGCCGCTCCGGCCGCCAAGCCCCGCTGCCACCACCAGGCCCCGCTCGGGAGTGTCCACCAGACGCTCCACGCAGCCCCAACAGGTGTCCGGCGCTCCGGTCCCCACCGTACGCCCCGCCCCCCAGCCGGCGGCAGCTCGTGAACACGTGAGAGCGCGCTCCTGGGAGCATGTCCCCcacctctgccgcgccttccccACGGCCCCTTCCCCCAGCACGGCTCCAAAACCCCCATTCCTTGTCCCTTCCCCCAAGACTCCCCCAAACCTTCCCCCGCCGCCCTCCGCGCGCCCTGAGTCCGCCGCAGCCTTTGTCTGGCTACCACAGGAGCCAGTACTGCACCCGCAGCCGCCGCGCCTTGCGCCTCGCCAAGCGCCCGCCCGCTCCGGGCCCCTTACCCAGGCACGTCACTCCCCAGCCCGCGTACCGCGGCGGGGAGGCAGGGAACTTCGTCCGCGCCCACCGCCCCAGGAGTCCCTACTGTCCCCTCCCTAGGCCGGGTCCCCGCCGGGGCGCGTGTGCCGGAGCAAAAGACACACTAGTTCCGCGCTCCGATACCCTCTGGTGAGGCGGGCCGAGCGCTCCCGGActtgggctggggctgggggctttACCCACGAGGAAATCGGAGATGGCGAGATTGAGCAGAAAGAAGTTGTTCTGGGTGCGGAGGCTCGAGTCGGCCACGAAGGCGAGCATGACCAGCGCGTTTCCCAGCACCGTGGCCACAATGAGGAGCGCCATGAGCGCGGCCAGCACCGCGGTCCAAGCGGCGGAGAAGCCGCGCgccccgcccgccgccgccgccgccgcctctccAGCCAGCGCTCCCGACGCGTTCAGCGGCCCGTCGGGTGGCGTGCGCTCCATGGCCCCGCCGGCTCACGCGGCGCCGGGGCGCGGAGCGGGGCGCGAACAGCCGGCCGGGTGACCGGGACGGGCCCCGGCCCAGGAGCCTGATGTTTGCGGGCTTTCAGCCCAGATGGGTTCCCCAGGGGGTGCCCGGCGCATGGTCCGCGGGCGCCGAGGCCGGGGCGGACGGCGCCGTGGGGTCCCAGGCCGGACTCCGAGCCGGATGGGGCCAGTGGCACGACCGCTGCAGCCGGAGCGGAACCCGGACCCGAGCCGCTGCCTCAGCGTCTGTGCGCCCCGAGTGCAGCGCGCCGCCAAGTGCGCCCCGCGCCCAGCCCGCCGCCCCCCGCGCCCCGCGCAGCGCCCCCTCCATTGGCTGCAGCGCTCGCCCCGCCCCggtcccgcccccgccccgcccgccgccGGCAGCACCACGGACAGCGCCGCGTGCCCGCCGGCCGCCGGAGCCCAGCCCGTGTGCGCAGCGCGGCTGGCGGGGAGCCCGGCCCGGGGCTGGCGGGGGCGGGACCGGGGGCTCGCCTGCAGCCAGCCGGCACGCGAGCACCGGAGCCCGTCTCTCGACCACTCGGCTGGCCCTGCGCCCTCGGCCGGGTGATCCCTGACCAGCCCTCGTCGGGAACCGGGCCGCCTGTGGGGACCTGGAGTGGAGGTGGGGAAAACTGCCTCACCCGCGTTCAGGCGAACTAGCACCGCGgagccccttctccttcctccttgggGCAAGCGCGTCCGCGGGAAAGAACGTCTTAAAGAGAAAAGATAGGAAGGGTCACTGAGAGCCGCGCCCGGGCCAGGGGTCggctcccacccacccccctcgATCTGCGTGGGACTCAGTCTCCCCGTGAGCAGGTCCCAGCACAGGGCCCAGGGTGACCTGCAAAGCGCAGCCAGATGTGGAGTTACATAAGGAAAGATGGGGAGC
This genomic interval carries:
- the HRH3 gene encoding histamine H3 receptor, which produces MERTPPDGPLNASGALAGEAAAAAAGGARGFSAAWTAVLAALMALLIVATVLGNALVMLAFVADSSLRTQNNFFLLNLAISDFLVGAFCIPLYVPYVLTGRWPFSRGLCKLWLVVDYLLCTSSVFNIVLISYDRFLSVTRAVSYRAQQGNTRRAVQKMVLVWVLAFLLYGPAILSWEYLSGGSSIPEGQCYAEFFYNWYFLMTASTLEFFTPFLSVTFFNLSIYLNIQRRTRHRLEGARETASTEPAPEAPPTPPAAPGCWGCWQRGRGETVPLHRFGVRVGEAAPGTEAGEAALGGSGGGTAGSPTSSSGSSSRGTERPRSLKRGSKPSASSASLEKRMKMVSQSITQRFRLSRDKKVAKSLAVIVSIFGLCWAPYTLLMIIRAACHGHCVPSYWYETSFWLLWANSAVNPVLYPLCHHSFRRAFTKLLCPHKLKVQAHSSLEHCWK